From one Brachypodium distachyon strain Bd21 chromosome 4, Brachypodium_distachyon_v3.0, whole genome shotgun sequence genomic stretch:
- the LOC100843197 gene encoding bZIP transcription factor 11, which produces MLHHYHGEVASLHCLTPPNPPLFHTHYQSSMITMTPPSFQFSAAAYDDDEPVQEALAAAISNNSSARSGGAAGDTDIHGRAAAEEEERRRRRMVSNRESARRSRVRKQRQLSELWAQVLHLRGANRRLLDELNQAMRGRDDVRRENDRLSDEKAELEARLQQYLMQAQENNNTPSSSSSYKITATATE; this is translated from the coding sequence ATGCTGCACCATTACCATGGCGAAGTGGCCAGCCTGCACTGCCTCACGCCTCCAAACCCACCATTATTCCACACTCACTACCAGAGCAGCATGATCACCATGACTCCCCCTTCCTTCCAGTTCTCAGCGGCTgcctacgacgacgacgagcctgTCCAGGAAGCGCTGGCTGCTGCTATCAGCAACAACAGCTCGGCCCGCTCCGGCGGTGCCGCCGGTGACACTGACATCCATGGCcgggcggcagcggaggaggaggaacggAGACGGCGGAGGATGGTGTCCAACCGCGAGTCGGCGAGGCGGTCCCGCGTGCGCAAGCAGCGGCAGCTCAGCGAGCTGTGGGCGCAGGTCCTCCACCTCCGTGGCGCcaaccgccgcctcctcgacgaGCTCAACCAAGCAATGAGGGGCCGTGATGACGTTCGCCGCGAGAACGACCGGCTCAGCGACGAGAAGGCCGAGCTGGAGGCCAGGCTCCAGCAGTACCTCATGCAAGCACAGGAGAATAACAACACCCCGTCATCGAGCTCATCCTACAAAATTACTGCCACCGCTACTGAATAA